The Lutibacter sp. Hel_I_33_5 genome has a window encoding:
- a CDS encoding DNA mismatch repair protein MutS codes for MRLEIGDKVAVLDDVISGKVVKVENNNITIDENGMLYTFEASELVKIEQDQHDLSKYLDINNSMLKEKESEVVKKNSAFKKTKNEVIMEVDLHINQLIKSTRGLDNYDMLNLQLDTAKRKLEYAISKRISKLVFIHGVGEGVLKTELQYLFNKYPVKYYDASYQKYGLGATEVYIYQNVNNFENNY; via the coding sequence ATGCGTTTAGAAATTGGAGATAAAGTTGCGGTTTTAGATGATGTAATTTCTGGTAAGGTTGTTAAAGTTGAAAATAATAACATTACTATAGATGAAAATGGAATGTTGTATACTTTTGAAGCTTCTGAATTGGTGAAGATTGAACAAGATCAACATGATTTATCAAAGTATTTAGATATCAATAATAGCATGCTTAAAGAGAAAGAATCAGAAGTTGTTAAAAAGAATTCTGCGTTTAAAAAAACAAAGAATGAAGTTATTATGGAAGTTGACTTACATATTAATCAACTTATAAAATCTACAAGAGGTTTAGATAATTATGATATGCTAAACTTGCAATTAGATACTGCAAAACGTAAATTAGAGTATGCAATTAGTAAGAGAATTTCTAAATTAGTTTTTATTCATGGAGTGGGAGAAGGTGTTCTAAAAACCGAGCTTCAGTATCTTTTTAATAAATACCCAGTAAAATATTACGATGCTTCTTATCAAAAATATGGATTGGGTGCAACTGAGGTGTATATTTATCAGAATGTAAATAATTTCGAAAATAATTATTGA
- a CDS encoding cysteine desulfurase family protein, which produces MNAIYLDNAATTFLDKEVIEVMHQSMIDINGNPSSTHQFGRKAKASIETARKNIAKHFNASAAEIIFTSSGTEADNLILFNAVENLGVKTVITSKVEHHAVLHTLEYLEKQQNINVKYVDVNDKGSINLEHLEQLLKDTAEKTLVSLMLVNNEIGSILPIDKVCKLCDDHNALFHSDTVQAVGQYQIDLQKTPIDFMVASAHKFHGPKGVGFAYFKKGFGIQPMIHGGEQEKGVRSSTENVHSIIGMEKALEISLKNIENNSTKIKALKSYFITELKSNFSNISFNGDSDDLENSSYKILSVRFPVENNMLLFSLDLAGIAVSGGSACQSGSNKGSHVLHAFLNEDDALKTSVRFSFSKQTTKEELDRVVVKLKELL; this is translated from the coding sequence ATGAATGCTATATATTTAGATAACGCTGCCACTACTTTTTTAGATAAAGAAGTGATTGAAGTTATGCATCAATCTATGATTGATATTAATGGAAATCCTTCTTCTACGCATCAGTTTGGTAGAAAAGCGAAAGCATCTATAGAAACGGCAAGAAAAAATATTGCTAAGCATTTTAATGCCTCAGCTGCTGAAATTATTTTTACTTCTAGCGGAACAGAAGCTGATAATTTAATTTTATTTAATGCAGTAGAAAACTTAGGTGTAAAAACTGTAATTACTTCAAAAGTAGAGCATCACGCTGTTTTACATACCTTAGAATATTTAGAAAAACAGCAAAATATTAATGTAAAATATGTTGATGTAAACGATAAAGGTAGCATTAATTTAGAGCATTTAGAACAACTCTTAAAGGATACTGCTGAGAAGACTTTAGTGAGTTTAATGCTTGTGAATAATGAAATAGGTAGCATTTTGCCTATTGATAAAGTTTGTAAACTTTGTGATGATCACAACGCTTTATTTCATTCGGATACAGTTCAGGCTGTTGGTCAATATCAAATAGATTTACAAAAAACTCCAATTGATTTTATGGTGGCGAGTGCTCATAAATTTCACGGACCAAAAGGAGTAGGTTTTGCGTATTTTAAAAAGGGTTTTGGAATTCAGCCAATGATTCATGGAGGTGAACAAGAAAAAGGTGTTCGTTCTAGTACCGAAAATGTGCATTCTATCATAGGAATGGAGAAAGCATTAGAAATATCGTTAAAAAATATCGAGAATAATAGCACGAAGATTAAAGCCTTAAAAAGTTACTTTATTACTGAACTAAAATCAAATTTTTCAAATATTTCATTTAATGGTGATTCTGATGACTTAGAAAATAGTTCATATAAGATTTTAAGTGTTCGTTTTCCCGTTGAAAATAATATGTTGCTTTTTTCTTTAGATTTAGCTGGTATAGCTGTTTCTGGCGGAAGTGCTTGCCAAAGTGGAAGCAATAAAGGATCTCATGTGTTACATGCTTTTTTAAACGAGGATGATGCTTTAAAAACTTCAGTTCGTTTTTCTTTTAGTAAACAAACAACAAAAGAAGAGTTAGATAGAGTTGTTGTAAAACTAAAAGAGCTTCTATAA